The Zonotrichia albicollis isolate bZonAlb1 chromosome 9, bZonAlb1.hap1, whole genome shotgun sequence genome has a window encoding:
- the CARD8 gene encoding caspase recruitment domain-containing protein 8 isoform X1 translates to MSSPAPEPDSGAESLSSDEKELTREELNPSPTLPPCLSLAEVTPNGMEGSSGSAEEQPEGEASSEDSSSSSSEEESDEEQEEKESPPYCNESGGSCLPPCEHCRNENDQTEQVTPRRLAGGQFMMQLEAEGSYQCSSTGLIFEVTGRARISYCLLSWSKFARLVRPPWIVGGPLFDVRCSAPGALLSIQFPHCLCLGGQGSGVAFKVLHIKGGGAAIEPSAEFSASHVKWVVSSLSPVGPLIHSQEPLQYHGAVILYKAIDEHPSLSFWVYLATNNDSFIKDISKAVKHSKRKFVQIEKPPVCQKLLQEGKKYRLICEPEAEITPEEIEFVDGSLLKLKSYFEVYLEKPDDFTLSLVEQDSDETVWKARLRERDWIHYDQNKNEQKRSTGSVKRRKPALSILEEEGLHSKKQKTGGTADEMGAKSLTDKQLLVIAKLLDRHWREMAIECLQMEMKDIDDIRASEDDVTMQKLLLLRKWRDREQGQGTAEALQRSLGERATYEILQALQGFLAQS, encoded by the exons CGGGGCCGAGTCCCTCTCCTCCGATGAAAAAG AATTGACAAGAGAAGAGTTAAATCCCTCTCCaactctccctccctgcctttccCTTGCAGAGGTGACTCCCAATGGCATGGAGGGATCGTCGGGATCGGCCGAGGAGCAGCCCGAGG GAGAAGCCAGTTCTGaagacagctccagcagcagctcagaagAGGAGTCAG ATGAAgaacaggaggagaaggaatcCCCACCTTACTGCAATGAGTCAG GAGGGAGCTGCTTGCCACCCTGTGAGCACTGCAGGAATGAAAAT GACCAGACGGAGCAAGTGACCCCCAGGAGACTTGCTGGAGGACAATTCAt GATGCAGCTGGAGGCTGAGGGCTCCTACCAGTGCAGCAGCACGGGGCTGATCTTCGAGGTGAcgggcagggccaggatctcGTACTGCCTGCTGTCCTGGAGCAAGTTTGCCCGGCTGGTGCGGCCGCCCTGGATCGTGGGTGGGCCCCTGTTCGACGTGCGCTGCTCGGCGCCCGGGGCGCTGCTCTCCATCCAGTTCCCGCACTGCCTCTGCCTCGGCG GTCAGGGCTCTGGCGTGGCATTCAAGGTGCTGCACATCAAGGGCGGTGGCGCGGCCATCGAGCCCTCGGCCGAGTTCTCGGCGTCGCACGTCAAGTGGGTGGTGAGCTCGCTGTCCCCCGTGGGGCCGCTGATCCACAGCCAGGAGCCCCTGCAGTACCACGGCGCCGTCATCCTCTACAAGGCCATCGACGAGCACCCCTCCCTGTCCTTCTGGGTCTACCTGGCCACCAACAACGACTCCTTCATCAAG gaTATCTCCAAGGCTGTAAAACACTCGAAAAGGAAATTTGTTCAGATTGAAAAGCCCCCTGTGTGCCAAAAATTActgcaggaaggaaagaagtACAGACTGATCTGTGAGCCAGAGGCTGAAATAACTCCTGAG GAGATTGAGTTTGTTGACGGGTCCCTGCTGAAGCTGAAGAGTTACTTTGAGGTGTATTTGGAGAAGCCCGATGACTTCACCTTGTCCCTGGTGGAGCAGGACTCGGATGAGACCGTGTGGAAAGCCAGGCTGAGAGAGA ggGATTGGATCCACTACGACCAGAACAAGAACGAGCAGAAGAGGAGCACAGGCA gtgtgaAGAGGAGGAAGCCAGCCCTCAGCATCCTGGAGGAAGAGGGGCTCCacagcaaaaagcagaaaactggCGGCACTGCAG ATGAAATGGGAGCAAAAAGCTTGACAGACAAGCAGCTGCTGGTGATTGCCAAGCTGCTGGACCGGCACTGGAGGGAGATGGCCATCGAGTGCCTGCAGATGGAGATGAAGGACATCGATGACATCCGCGCCTCGGAGGACGACGTGACCatgcagaagctgctgctgctgaggaagtggagggacagggagcagggccagggcactgcagaggctctgcagaggagcctgggggaaagagccaCCTACGAGATCCTGCAGGCACTGCAAG gTTTCCTGGCTCAGAGCTGA
- the CARD8 gene encoding caspase recruitment domain-containing protein 8 isoform X2 translates to MSSPAPEPDSGAESLSSDEKEVTPNGMEGSSGSAEEQPEGEASSEDSSSSSSEEESDEEQEEKESPPYCNESGGSCLPPCEHCRNENDQTEQVTPRRLAGGQFMMQLEAEGSYQCSSTGLIFEVTGRARISYCLLSWSKFARLVRPPWIVGGPLFDVRCSAPGALLSIQFPHCLCLGGQGSGVAFKVLHIKGGGAAIEPSAEFSASHVKWVVSSLSPVGPLIHSQEPLQYHGAVILYKAIDEHPSLSFWVYLATNNDSFIKDISKAVKHSKRKFVQIEKPPVCQKLLQEGKKYRLICEPEAEITPEEIEFVDGSLLKLKSYFEVYLEKPDDFTLSLVEQDSDETVWKARLRERDWIHYDQNKNEQKRSTGSVKRRKPALSILEEEGLHSKKQKTGGTADEMGAKSLTDKQLLVIAKLLDRHWREMAIECLQMEMKDIDDIRASEDDVTMQKLLLLRKWRDREQGQGTAEALQRSLGERATYEILQALQGFLAQS, encoded by the exons CGGGGCCGAGTCCCTCTCCTCCGATGAAAAAG AGGTGACTCCCAATGGCATGGAGGGATCGTCGGGATCGGCCGAGGAGCAGCCCGAGG GAGAAGCCAGTTCTGaagacagctccagcagcagctcagaagAGGAGTCAG ATGAAgaacaggaggagaaggaatcCCCACCTTACTGCAATGAGTCAG GAGGGAGCTGCTTGCCACCCTGTGAGCACTGCAGGAATGAAAAT GACCAGACGGAGCAAGTGACCCCCAGGAGACTTGCTGGAGGACAATTCAt GATGCAGCTGGAGGCTGAGGGCTCCTACCAGTGCAGCAGCACGGGGCTGATCTTCGAGGTGAcgggcagggccaggatctcGTACTGCCTGCTGTCCTGGAGCAAGTTTGCCCGGCTGGTGCGGCCGCCCTGGATCGTGGGTGGGCCCCTGTTCGACGTGCGCTGCTCGGCGCCCGGGGCGCTGCTCTCCATCCAGTTCCCGCACTGCCTCTGCCTCGGCG GTCAGGGCTCTGGCGTGGCATTCAAGGTGCTGCACATCAAGGGCGGTGGCGCGGCCATCGAGCCCTCGGCCGAGTTCTCGGCGTCGCACGTCAAGTGGGTGGTGAGCTCGCTGTCCCCCGTGGGGCCGCTGATCCACAGCCAGGAGCCCCTGCAGTACCACGGCGCCGTCATCCTCTACAAGGCCATCGACGAGCACCCCTCCCTGTCCTTCTGGGTCTACCTGGCCACCAACAACGACTCCTTCATCAAG gaTATCTCCAAGGCTGTAAAACACTCGAAAAGGAAATTTGTTCAGATTGAAAAGCCCCCTGTGTGCCAAAAATTActgcaggaaggaaagaagtACAGACTGATCTGTGAGCCAGAGGCTGAAATAACTCCTGAG GAGATTGAGTTTGTTGACGGGTCCCTGCTGAAGCTGAAGAGTTACTTTGAGGTGTATTTGGAGAAGCCCGATGACTTCACCTTGTCCCTGGTGGAGCAGGACTCGGATGAGACCGTGTGGAAAGCCAGGCTGAGAGAGA ggGATTGGATCCACTACGACCAGAACAAGAACGAGCAGAAGAGGAGCACAGGCA gtgtgaAGAGGAGGAAGCCAGCCCTCAGCATCCTGGAGGAAGAGGGGCTCCacagcaaaaagcagaaaactggCGGCACTGCAG ATGAAATGGGAGCAAAAAGCTTGACAGACAAGCAGCTGCTGGTGATTGCCAAGCTGCTGGACCGGCACTGGAGGGAGATGGCCATCGAGTGCCTGCAGATGGAGATGAAGGACATCGATGACATCCGCGCCTCGGAGGACGACGTGACCatgcagaagctgctgctgctgaggaagtggagggacagggagcagggccagggcactgcagaggctctgcagaggagcctgggggaaagagccaCCTACGAGATCCTGCAGGCACTGCAAG gTTTCCTGGCTCAGAGCTGA